The following coding sequences are from one Coturnix japonica isolate 7356 unplaced genomic scaffold, Coturnix japonica 2.1 Scaffold494, whole genome shotgun sequence window:
- the AKAP8L gene encoding A-kinase anchor protein 8-like, with amino-acid sequence MSYSGYGDWNSGTNRGYESYNYGYGYEQDNSGNYGYGMAASNSWDMGNSDMDMNPDGAGNADTVIAKMNQRLDMVSHLDADSMQGGHYGSGGDRYDSYESYDSRSSMNDRDMYRSGYDYNENENDNAYDDHYESHYDSFYGNRRDQYQHRARDGFGQRGQNWVRDGRNTRPMASPYSGRMGGQWNDAPRGMGPHGSSRLPSLFSHNIIPELSMFQGMRGFSGNMRFGGGMMKQRMRRNWKMWDSDFKPQKKKMKKDLTGKKRKQTGSSDEPDSKAAKTDGSDNSDSDNEEGTEGESGEKEEKEGSRGEGEDEEGRDSEKGALTIQEEISQIKRKLQAGKKTQDRQKKRHRDRMVERIQYVCSLCKYRTFYDDEMNSHLESKFHKEHFKFVGTKLPQQTADFLQEYVANKTRKTEERRKAIEDINAVIQQIYRDQDLTQDIGMEHFIKKVEAAHCAACDLFIPMQYGIIQKHLKSLDHNHNRRAMMEQSKKSSLVVARSILNNKLISKKLERYLKGENPFTDDPEEKEEHEEGEGGASGNMEEGTVEGGDENKDEEENLEEENVDDENKEENVGNENKEEENLDNENKEEEILDDENKEERNLEDESNDPEENPGGDENEEEEEKGTKRESEAQAEAQEVELGARSRGGEEEEKGWQPTGESLPEDEEQQPAEGEEEEESEETTAAPEDEDAA; translated from the exons ATGAGCTACTCAG GTTATGGGGACTGGAACTCTGGGACAAACAGAG ggtATGAGAGCTACAATTATGGCTACGGCTACGAGCAGGACAACTCTGGCAACTATGGCTACGGCATGGCTGCCTCCAACTCATGGGATATGGGCAACTCGGACATGGACATGAACCCAGATGGTGCTGGCAATGCCGACACCGTCATTGCCAAAATGAACCAGCGCCTGGACATGGTGTCCCACCTGGATGCTGACAGCATGCAGGGGGGGCACTACGGCTCTGGTGGGGACCG GTACGACTCATACGAATCCTACGACTCGAGGTCCTCGATGAACGACCGGGACATGTACCGCTCCGGTTACGACTACAACGAGAACGAGAATGACAACGCCTATGACGACCACTATGAAAGTCACTATGACAGCTTCTATGGGAACCGCAGGGACCAGTACCAGCACAGAGCACGGGATGGCTTTGGCCAACGGGGTCAGAACTGGGTGCGGGACGGGCGCAACACCAGACCCATGGCTTCACCATACTCGGGGCGCATGGGTGGGCAATGGAACGACGCACCGCGGGGCATGGGCCCCCACGGCTCCTCCCGTCTGCCTTCCCTCTTCTCCCACAACATCATCCCAGAGCTCAGCATGTTCCAAGGGATGCGAGGATTTTCGGGGAACATGCGCTTCGGAGGAGGAATGATGAAgcagaggatgaggagaaactggaaaatgtgGGATTCGGACTTTAAA cctcagaagaagaaaatgaagaaggacCTCACTGGGAAGAAGCGGAAGCAAACTGGCAGCTCAGATGAACCAGACAGCAAGGCAGCGAAGACAGATGGCTCTGACAACTCTGACTCCGACAATG AGGAAGGAACCGAAGGTgaatcaggagaaaaagaggagaaagaaggctccaggggt GAAGGGGAAGATGAAGAAGGACGAGACTCAGAGAAAG GTGCTTTAACAATTCAAGAAGAGATCAGTCAAATCAAACGCAAATTACAGGCGGGCAAGAAAACTCAAGACAGGCAAAAGAAGAGGCACCGGGATCGCATGGTGGAAAG GATCCAATACGTTTGCTCGCTGTGCAAATACCGCACCTTCTACGACGACGAGATGAACAGTCACCTGGAGAGCAAATTCCACAAGGAACACTTCAAGTTTGTCGGAACCAAGCTGCCCCAGCAAACAGCAGACTTCCTGCAG GAATATGTTGCTAATAAAACGAGGAAAACTGAAGAACGCCGTAAAGCAATTGAGGACATCAACGCGGTTATCCAGCAGATCTATAGGGACCAGGATCTTACACAAG ACATCGGCATGGAGCACTTCATCAAGAAGGTGGAGGCTGCTCACTGCGCTGCATGCGACCTCTTCATCCCCATGCAATACGGCATCATCCAGAAGCACCTGAAGTCACTCGACCACAACCACAATCGCAGG GCCATGATGGAGCAGTCCAAGAAATCTTCCCTGGTAGTGGCCAGGAGCATTCTGAACAACAAGCTGATCAGTAAGAAGCTGGAACGATACCTGAAG GGTGAGAATCCTTTCACGGATGAtcctgaagaaaaagaggagcatgaggagggagaagggggagcGAGTGGGAACATGGAGGAAGGGACAGTGGAAGGAGGAGACGAAAACAAGGATGAGGAGGAGAATCTGGAAGAAGAGAATGTGGACGATGAGAACAAGGAGGAAAACGTGGGCAATGAGAACAAGGAGGAAGAGAATTTAGACAATGagaacaaagaggaagaaattttagatgatgaaaacaaagaggaaagaaacctGGAGGATGAAAGCAATGATCCAGAGGAGAACCCAGGAGGAGATgaaaatgaggaggaggaagaaaaggggacAAAGAGAGAAAGTGAGGCCCAAGCAGAAGCACAAGAGGTGGAGCTGGGTGCAAGGAGCagaggtggggaggaggaggagaagggctgGCAG